The sequence CTCGCTTTTCCTCCAATGAACGCTGCGCTGAGAGTGCCAGAGGAGGCTGGGCACCACCCACATGTTGAGCTGCGTGGAGTATAAGTAGATGGAGGAGCCGGGACTAGTGGCAGATCAGACAGggaggagaagcagctccttgcATCTCCAGTGAAAGCGGGTTTTGACTCACCTCGTTTGCCCGAGGAGAAATCACCCGGATTTTTGCTGCAGCTTCCAGCTTCTTTGTGCATCTCTGTGATTCTCTCCGGCGGGGACTTTGCGGCGCTCCAGATTCCCAGCGGGATTGGACATCCTATCCAACTCctctccctgttcctggagGATCCTGGTTCTCTCTGGGACGCCCCTGAACACGTGAGACCGGCGTTTCCAGCTTGGCACCGGGAGAAATTTGCCTACAACTCTCTCTGGGATCCACGTGGACCGACCGGCTCGCTCTGCGGTGATATCTGATTGGGTTGTGTTTGTGTCCAAAAGTCCTTGGAGGGGGGTTTAGAAGTCTCTGTGTGTCTCTCAGGAAGTGTTGTGGTGGGGGCTTTTGGGATCCAGCTTTAGTGCCAGGGCTTATAACCCAGTTCTTTCCGTGTTTGCCACTCGCACGGTCGGAGCCATGCAGCTGGACAATGTCACCAGCGCGGGCGTCCACTCCTTCCAGGGGCACCGTGGGGTTGCCAACAAGCCCAATGTGATCCTGCAGATAGGGAAGTGCAGGGCAGAAATGCTGGAGCATGTCCGGAGGACCCACCGGCACCTCCTGACAGAGGTCTCCAAGCAGGTGGAGCGGGAGCTGAAGGGATTGCAGAAATCCGTGGGGAAGTTGGAGAACAACTTAGAGGACCACGTCCCAACTGAAAACCAGAGATGGAAGAAGTCCATCAAGGCCTGCCTGATTAGGTGCCAGGAGACCATTGCCCACCTGGAGAGGTGGGTCAAGAGGGAGATGAATGTTTGGAAGGAGGTCTTTTTCCGCCTGGAAAAGTGGGCTGACCGCCTGGAGTCCATGGGAGGCAAAtactgccctggggagcagggcaAGCAGACGGTGTCCGTCGGGGTGGGAGGCCCGGAGATAAGGCCAAGTGAGGGGGAGATTTATGATTATGCCCTGGACATGAGCCAGATGTATGCCCTGACCCCTCCTCCTGGAGAGGTGCCCAGCATCCCCCAGGGCCACGATTCCTACCAGTGGGTCTCCGTGTCGGAGGACGCTCCAGCCTCCCCGGTGGAGACCCAGGTGTTTGAGGATCCCCGGGAGTTCTTGAGCCACTTGGAGGAATACTTAAAGCAGGTGGGTGGAACAGAGGAGTATTGGCTGTCTCAGATCCAAAACCACATGAACGGCCCAGCTAAAAAGTGGTGGGAGTACAAGCAGGACTCCGTCAAAAACTGGGTCGAGTTCAAGAAGGAGTTCCTGCAGTACAGCGAGGGAACTCTGACTAGGGATGCGATCAAAAGGGAGCTGGATTTGCCCCAGAAAGAGGGGGAGCCCCTGGATCAGTTCCTCTGGCGCAAGAGAGACCTGTACCAGACCCTCTATGTGGATGCAGATGAGGAGGAGATCATCCAGTACGTGGTAGGCACCCTCCAGCCCAAACTGAAGCGTTTCCTGAGCTACCCCCTGCCCAAGACCTTAGAGCAGCTGATCCAGAGGGGGAAGGAAGTCCAAGGCAACATGGAGCACTCCGAGGAGCCCAGCCCACAGAGGACCCCTGAGGTTCAGCCAGGAGACTCCGTGGAGACCGTGCCCCCCTCAACCACCGCCAGTCCCGTGCCGAGCAATGGGACTCAAccagagccccccagccccccagccaCTGTCATATGAGCTCCCCCGAGGGGGGTCTGGGTTCCGTGGAAGGGAGAAGGGGGCTTATTTAGGAAGCTTCTCCTTGGAGGGAAGTTCTGGCTGAGACGAGACCTGAGGAGTGCTCAGTCcaacagcccagagcagaggggttGGCTTTGCTCCTGGGGGGAGGGAGGTGGTGCGGGAGAGGCGCCCCAGGATGGGGCTGCCCCCCTCACCCAGGCCGTGCCAAGCAGTGGTGCTGGGGACCCTGCTGGCACCACTGCGGGGGACAGCCAATTTCATGAGAATTCCCTGACAAGAAACTAGAGACAATTCCCAACTTGTGAAGCGGCACTGGCAGCTCTCAAGGACTTTATACGAGTGCAGCAGTTGGTGGAGGGTTCCTACCCATCTGgatctctctttttccttctctcctccctcctctgAGGGAGGCCCTGTCCTGAGGAGACAGCTTTTTTTTTGACCCTTGCCTTGTTTTGATTAACCTCTGGGTTTCTGTTCACTTGGCAATCTCCTGCTCTTACTTGCTCCAAAGGATTAAAGCAAttttttggattattttttgttaaaagaagaaaaaaaagtcctatTATTTCAGGAACTGAAAGCTTTAAGGATCTGGATTATTTTCTGTGGTTCTCATTTCACTGCACCTAATACCTGCTTTAATGTGTTTCCTCTCAAGAGGCTCTTACTGGTTTACTTCTTGTCTTAGTTTCTGCTCACTCTAGTTCAAGGCCACTGCAGTGCAGAGGCAGATTTCATCCTTTCTCTGCACATTATCCTGTGTATTCAGCATGAAACAGATTTTCTAATTAAATGCTGAGCTCATTTATTgaaggagcagcttccttcctttcagaaaagaaagggTGTTCAAGGTAGAGAGAGGAGACACCAGAGCTCTTTTGAGAGAGACtgggggggagggaagggaaataaATCCTTATTCTTtgaatgaaacaaacaaacacacccTAAATTCAGAGCAAAATATCCCCAGAGCAGCAAATCGAGTCCATGCTGATGTGTGGAGACAACAGGAGCTTTTGCCATGTAAAAGCCAAAAGAAGTGAAGAAAGGATCTGTGTGCCCCAGCCCAGTTTTAGCCTCTGCATGGCTGCAAGGAGTTTCTGCTCACACAGACAGACTCCAAATGCTCCTGGAAAGCGTGGCACCCCtgtcctggagcacctgaggACAGAGTGCTGTCTGCTCACAGAGAAATTCCTGCAACATCTCGCCACAGATGGAGATGGACTTGGACTTTGTGACTTCTTCCATATTTGAGACAGGAAACGCTCAGCACTCACCTTTGGCCAGTGTTTGATGACAGGACTGAGAGAAGAAGGACATTCCTGAAGTTTGGCTCTCCAAAGCTTCCTGAGGCTGGACACATCTTGGGCATCATCTGCATCCACCACCAGACCAAATAagcagcagggatgcagcagcaggagtgaccctgggatgctcctggcactgccacagtGGTGACATGTGGCCCTGGTGGCTCAGAAGGCCTTTGCTGTGACTCCTTCCAAGAGGCTGAAGGTAAGGCAGCTCTCTGGCATTCTCTCCTCAGAGCTAAactgtggatattctcagttcagtcagagagaaacagatgcTTTCTGCCAGGCTGAGCCTGGGAAAAATccttctctgtttctctctgactgaactgagaatatccacactAAACTGGTCGTAGAATGTCCTGTAGAAAACTTGCCCTGAGATAAAAACTCAGATGAAATGGGATATGAATCATTGGGGTTGGGAAAAAGGGGAAGGGAGAGCCAGCccaagggaaatacaggaaagggaaaagttTCCAAAGAGGGCAGTATCCCTGATATCCTACATTAATCCTTTCTGATTACTGTGGCAAAAGAATGGGAAGCTTCTTAATTAGCCCAGCCCCAGGACCTGCCTTGTCTTTCATGGAGAACCTCTGGGCTTGAGTCCCCACCTGAGGCAGCACGGCTCAGGTCCAtgcacagcccagaggagctgcaggtctgctctgcatccctgctgggagctggtcTCGGGAATGGTGTGAGCTCTCCTCTCACTTGTTCCCAGTTTGTCaacagctctgtgtgcagggaaaggagcaTTTCTCACTAATGACCCGGGCTGAGTGATGGGGGAGTGGGAGTCACTGCTGAGGATGAGCTGGCCGTGTATTACAAGCTTTGTCTCCTCTTGCTTCCAGTGACTCACTCAGATCCTCCTCTGAGAAGGAATCACTTCGCAGCATGCAGCATTTGGGAGGAAAGCCACAGAAAAAGCTGCAAAACAAAGGCTTCAACATCAAACCTGCACTCAGGACCCTCAGCCACCAACAGCCAGATCCACCACCTGAAGGAAAGACTGGCACAGGTAATTACATCCCATATTACCTTGTGGGCCTTAATCTCCCCAGTGCCCTGAGATATTGAACAGCCCAGGTGCAAACACCTCTGCTGGTCTTGAAACCTCAgtcccaggggctgcagcagcctggcaccaCCAGAGAGGTGGGAAACCAAGAACCAGCCCCATTAATTGATGCTCCAGGGACTGCACATCGTGGCTTTCCCTTGGCTGGATCATGGGCAAATCCTTAGACCGCAACAGCTGGTGGGTCCTccaggctgcaggcacagcaaaATTTAATCCCAGCTCCTTAGAATCCCCCCTTTCTACCCATTTCCAAAATCTAATAatggtgcatttttttttttccttttccagcaatcccttgctgctgttgctgagATTCCTTCTCTGTGTCCAAGAGCTTTCCCAGGGGAGAAGAAAGTGCTGCAGGAAGACAGAGGGCAAATCATGCACCAAAGAGCCTCCCATGCAGTGCAATGCAAACATTCGAGGTGCTGAGAGCCAGAATGAAGCTGGGAAGCTGCTTCCAGCAGGACAGAGAAAAGCCTGAGCTGGTCCAGGTACTCCAAGCACAGAGGAAAGTGCTGAGAATGGAAAGAGAGGCCGGAACAGAAGAACCAAGTCCAGGctttggggacagcagggatgcTGACTGTCTGTGGAGAGGATTCTGCACCTCTGCAGTCTGGGGCTGCTGGGACTCGCCTGAAGAAATCTTCACTAGAAAGTGATCTTCACTGAAAAAACTTTCCTGATTAACTTTGCCAAGGGGCTGATCCTGCCTTGGCTACGAACCCTCCCCGCTGGCCGTGCTGTAACTCACCTCTCCTGAGTCGTTTCATGCGGGTATCAGTTCCAAACCTCAAAGGGCTCCCGGAGTTTGGAGAAGCATCCCACCGTCCAGATGCTTGTCTGAACTGTTGGAGCCTGCACATCTGGGCCAGCTGTCTTGCCAGCAAGGAGCCTTGTGAGACAGCAGGCGCTCTCTGGGTCTGCATGGGCCAGAGTTACTGCAAGAACTGGGGTTCTTGTGCTGGCTTTGGAGTGACTGTTTCCATCCAGACCCAGGGAGCCCAAAAAGAGCTCGAGTGAGCTGGACAAGACAGTTTTGGTTCATCTCTCAGCCGAAGAGGTCCAGTTGGTTCCTCTCTCTTCCAGAGCCAACTGTCctgggtgtgggtgtgggtgtgggtgtgggtgtcagtgtggggggtgtgtgtgtgttgagcaaaaaaaaaaaaaaaatccacattaatTAAATTCTGTGATATTTTGTTGCATTTGAATTAAGCCAGAGGGACCTAAGGCACATTCCAACAAGGCTCAGCAAAAATGTCCAGGACTAGAAAATTCCATAAAACCATGTAAAGGCAGATTCCCAGGAATCATCTTAAGGTCTAAATGATATTTGATTTTGAGGTGCTTAATTTCCACAGTCTCTTCCAAGGGACTAGACTGCCTCAAtaggcattttatttttccttctcttttagGGAATTAGCCTGTCTGTGCTACATTTGGTCCTgagttttttacattttcagctggctttttggagtgtgcagaaCTGAATCTCCTGGACTGATTTGATTTCAATTGTTGCTCCCAGCGAATTGGAGCTTTACTTGTAGCACCCTGGTTTTTATTACCAGCCTCTCCAGGAAGGACTGTAGTTTATTTTCCTGGGGCAGAGACACGTGAATGAGAAGCGTGGATGTGTTGTACCTCTAGAACTTTAGCAGATTTCAaccactgcatttttttcctccctaggTGATTTTGCATTTACTGATGAAACAACTttagagtttttatttttactagaGATATTATTAATTCAAGCAACCTTGTGCAAAAGGCAAACACGTCGAATCGCTGCAGGTTGTAGGGGTTGAAGCCAAAAGGTCTTTGTAAGCCGACATCACCTGCCCTGGATCTGACTGGATCAGGCAGTTTATTCCTCATGGGTCATGTTGGAGTTACAAGATCACACCAAGCCACTAGAGCCTGTGGGTAGAATAGTGCTACACTCGATTTGCTATTGTAGCAAAGCCTTTTGTAGATTTATACAATAAAACTTTGAAATATCTGCTTCAATCGCTTCCTGCCTCATTTTCTGGTCTTTCTTCCTTGGTTCATGGGTGACTCGAGTATCTACTGCCCTCTGAAAATTTGGGGTTATTGGGGTTATCTGGCTTATAAAAATCATTCTTCTCAGCAAAAGCATGTGGttgacataaaaatgaaatgcacTGAGTTGTTCAGACCCCAAAACTGAGTCAGAGGTAGCCCATAAGGTTGGGAGAAGGGGCCGTTCACAGAAGAGCTGAGGCAAGACAGGACTAGGTAAAGAAATTAAACCTCTATCAGCTCCCTTTGACAACCAGAGAGCCTTTGTGGGTGATAAGCACCCACACCCAGCAGAGATCCAGGAGCTGGGGCTTTGTTATCTGATGCATTCTCAATTCCTTGGGTTCATTACCTCTAAAACATCCTGGGGTTATCCAGGCTGGAGTCAGGGAacacagcagggaaaggagctcaaagtgttttgaaacaaaatgtttatttttagcaATAGATTGATTGGCCCCGAAGATGTTCAGCTAAAGGACTCTGCCTCTGCAAATCCTCTTCCAGAAATCTTTGCGCTCAGATGGATTTagccccattccctgctccatccctggtcTTTCTCCAATGAAGTAAAACAGTCCAGGGTGGGTTGAAACTGGCAATGTGCACTTGAGTGGGTCAGCTGGAGAAACAAAAGGAGTAATTCCGTTTACAACACGGAATAAATGCCCAATGGACCTCCCGGAGGTCCCTTTTGAGCTCAGGTTGGAGAGGCAAAGACGATCTGAAGGCCAAAGGTGCCTCAAGGAGAGCTGCTGGCCTTGGAATCTCCAGCTCTTTGCAACTCTTCAACCACAAACTCTTGGCAAGGTTGAGAAGGAAACTTTTGAAGGTGCGACTTGGTTCCACCACTGAACTCTGCTTTTGTCGCCAGAATCAGTGAAaaagtgggggggaaaaaagcattaAGGGGACAGACCAGTGACAAAAGTTCTTCCAGTGTCACCTCAACCTGTGACAGTGTAGAGAAGCTACAGGTGAACAGGTTTAGGCTTTTCATGGTCTATGGACATGGCCAAAAGTGCCATCAACAACCTGATCCTTGCAGAACAAAACAGCAAGAGCTGCACCAACCCTgccagagttcaagaagcatttggacaacgtTCTCGGGCCCctgatgggatttttggggtgttctcTACAGGCCCAGGAACTGGATTTgctgatccttgtgggtcccttccaattcaggaAATTTGAGGGTACTTAGCTCAGCTGGAGGTGCTGAGCTCTTCCAGCAGAGGGGGGCAGAACTCCACTGTACACTGTGGGAATTCAAACCAGGAAAAACGCTAAAGAGGGAAAAATCTGTCCTTGTCATCATCCAACCCCACATGGCCCATTCCCACAGGACACAAGATCAGGGGCTGCTTCAGTGAGCGAGGTCTGAGAGAACGGGCAAAGAGAGGTTGTGTGGAGAAGGGAGGAGGACTGACGGCCAAAACTGCACTggaggaacatggactggatgGGAATGGGAGGTGGGAAAGGGAGATGAGACTGGAAAATGCCTGCCTACGCCAGGTAAACTCATAAGGTTTCCAATTTTGTCCCAGAGTCTTCCAGGTTTGACTGCAATCATTATTGTTTCCTTACTTCTGACAGTTCCAGATGAAAATCACTAGAGAGTCATAGGACCTACACtcattaattaatgaaaaactGCCTTATTACTGCTCCCGGCTCTCAGAGTAGGGAGTGATCAGGAATAGATGCAGCCCAGTGATGGATTGACTGCCTCAAACTACTGAAATCCCATTCAAAACCAGAGTGGGAACCATTCCTATGTTTTCTGGGCAAGACCCAAAATGCAGAGGTATTCacagaggaaacagcctcaggtTTCACCAGGAGTGGTttagatatcaggaaaaaattcttcactggaAGAATTGGAACACTCTGGAATCACCGTCCCTAGAAGTGCTCAGAAGCCTTGtgaatgtggcacttggggacagggattAGTGGTGGCTCTGACCATGCTGatggttggactggatgatctcagaggtcttttccagctgtaataattccatgattccataaATGGTGGAGAAGGTGTGTGAGGCCAAGCACTTACAGAACTGAGAAAAAGATCATCAATTCTTGATAATTTTTActtgataatttttattttcttctttctttattgTGACTACACTGATGGGCTCCTTTATTTGTTTATTCAGGACAGCTTAAAGAAGAAGCCAAGACGGAGCCGAGACTGCacatacaaattattttatagaCTCATAAAATgattttggttggaagggatcttaaagattaTGCAGTTCCACCCCCCTGCAAAGGGCAGGGCCACcatccactagaccaggttgctttgtttcttttttccctttgtttttagcctttttttgtcttttatctccttttttAATCAAAGCGATTGCACCATTCAGTGATGTAAATCATATTTATTGACTTTCCAGGCAGGCCCTGTGTGTATGCACAGCCCAACTGCTCCCCTGGATCTCCTTTTTCCACATAATTAGGAAGGCTGTGAAATTTCCATTATTGACACAATGGGCTCTAATGGCTCCACTTATCACATCCGAACTGCTCCGGGGTGCTCGAGCCCATCATGGAGCAGGAAGTTGTCCCAGACCTGTTCCTTCAACACTTATTTGTACCAAGGATGAGTTGAAGGcagttttttctatttttgcagcTGATTTTTAATCGTTAGGAATTGAAAGGAGACTTGCTGTGTACGTCCGGCTCAATTCTTGACACAGTTTGTGGCGATTTTTTTGGAATACATGGCCATTTTCCTTACTTTTAAGATATATTTAGGGATTTTTAGTATCCTGTTAAATTAAAGTGAGcctgcagtgtgtgtgtggttttcaGTCCTTTCATCTTGGATATTTATCAACTTTCAGCTCGTTAATTCATATGTCTGGAAGGGAGCTGGAGTGGGAATTTTACAAGGGCATGgtgtgataggacaaggggaatggccTTAAGATGAAGGAATTTAGATTTAGATGGAtcattgggaagaaattcttctctgtgaggtTGGGGAAGCTTTGTAATggaatttccagagaagctgtggctgccccatccttggaaatgTCCAAGACCatttggacagggcttggagcagcctggtccagtggaaggtgtccctgcccgtggcagggggtggaattagatgatctttcAGGTCACTTCAACCCAAACAATTTTCTGATCCCATGAATTTATATCCTGCAAAACCAGGAATTCCCAAGCTCACTGAAAGCCTTCATCTTTCTGATACGGAGTTGATGAGTTGATTCCATCCCTCCTACACATGCTCAGACAATACTACAttcaaaaaaattgaaataatgtaaaaaaatcagtatttatgAATCTTACAGAACCACTTAGTGGCATAAagtgttttgtatttttctaaGGGAATTGAATCTTGACATCTTCAAAATGAGCTTTTTGGCTTcttctttctgaaaaacagcACTTAAAAAACTGActtcaacttaaaaaaaaaaagaacagaaagaaagaaaaaaatgtaagaaaaaggTTAGAAAGCTGAAAAAAGAACTTGAATTTACTAGTTTAGGACTCTGAGGTCTGTGCTGAGTTAGTGCAagaagaaatgtctttttccaGCTTCATTTTAATCAACGGAAATATCAGGAGAGTTTCTCATCTGACCTGACTGTGGTTTATTTTGCCCTTACCTGATTTGATTATTCAACTAAATAAACTCAGATATTTCCCTTGTTGAGGATTTCCACTCTCTGTGCTCTTCTGCTGTGGGAATTTCAGGGACTTAGAATATTCTGAGTGTCACTGGAATGGTGTGAAACCCTTCCTCACCCAGAACATATATGCCCAAGAGGGTGAAGGGATAATTTCTCTTTGTGACCAGGATTACAAAACCTGTTTTACACACTTAGAAAATTACAAATCTAGTGGAGGGCCCAAATTCACTGGTAATTttgacagcaggaaaaaa comes from Lonchura striata isolate bLonStr1 chromosome 1, bLonStr1.mat, whole genome shotgun sequence and encodes:
- the ARC gene encoding activity-regulated cytoskeleton-associated protein; amino-acid sequence: MQLDNVTSAGVHSFQGHRGVANKPNVILQIGKCRAEMLEHVRRTHRHLLTEVSKQVERELKGLQKSVGKLENNLEDHVPTENQRWKKSIKACLIRCQETIAHLERWVKREMNVWKEVFFRLEKWADRLESMGGKYCPGEQGKQTVSVGVGGPEIRPSEGEIYDYALDMSQMYALTPPPGEVPSIPQGHDSYQWVSVSEDAPASPVETQVFEDPREFLSHLEEYLKQVGGTEEYWLSQIQNHMNGPAKKWWEYKQDSVKNWVEFKKEFLQYSEGTLTRDAIKRELDLPQKEGEPLDQFLWRKRDLYQTLYVDADEEEIIQYVVGTLQPKLKRFLSYPLPKTLEQLIQRGKEVQGNMEHSEEPSPQRTPEVQPGDSVETVPPSTTASPVPSNGTQPEPPSPPATVI